The DNA sequence TGTTTTTCTTCAGAATCAAAAACGTTATCAATGCTTTTGTATTCTGAGGTCCTAGGCAATAATGAGGTAAATGTATTATTTCCTGTTTGTATCTCCTTTCCTGGTATAGGTGAAAGAATATCATTTGTAAGACTGTCCTTTTTTGGGTTATCTGTTGAAGTACCATCTTCTATCTTATGATGATAGATATATTTATCCATCATTTTCAATTTGAAGGCTCTTACTTTGAGCCGGTCTTCTTTAGTAAAGCTGGCAAAAACAAATATATTCGCAAAGAATAATAGTTTAAGGAGCAGACTTTTTCTAAGCCTAAATTTAAATTTGGTTTCCATAGAACGAGAAAATGGTATTAGTTAGTCAACAATAACTTTAAAAGCCTTTATTATTTTTTTGTTTTCCTTAAGAATGACAAGGTATACACCCTGTACATTAAGTTTGTTTTGATATATCTCGGAATTAGAGGCAATTTTTTCGGATGAGAGTATTCTTCCACCTCCATCGTATATTAAAATTTCTAAGCCCTCAGTGGGTGGGAATTTAACAGTGAAAAGAGCATTCATTTTTACCGGGTTGGGATACAGGAGATATTTTAAATCGGAAGTGCCGTCTCCGGGTCCCTTTGTCCGAATAGGAACCTGGTTTCCATTCGGATTTCCGGCACCCGGCTGGGATTCTTTGCTTATGTTTGTGGCAAAAGTGAAGAGAGAGCTGTTTTTTTCTTCAGGAAATGAGACATTTGGATACTCTATGAAGTCCTCTTTGGGTTTACCTTCTATCTTTTGAATTGTACCATCATCATTTTTAATAAGCATCCAATAGTCTAAGGAAAGATCATCAGGGTTCATCAGGTTTTTACCAATCTGAACGGCATATCCTTTTTTAGGAATCGATTTGCCGACAAAATTAATTTCCCAGTTTCTTTTTAAGACTTTTAAACCTTCTTTATCTTCAAAACTGAGATCTTTATTATCATCTGACCAGATAGCAAAGTTGTTATTGTCTAATGCTGAGGTGTTTTCAAAATTGGTTCTTGAAATTCCCTCTCTGCCAATGGTTACAACTTTATCCTCCTGATTTGAAGATTGTTTTTGATAGAGCTCATTGGAATCATCCCGACCTATTCCTGTGGGTCTTTTTTTGAATTCTTTGTGTTTTTCAGGGTCCCAGATCACATCACCGTTGCTGCTAAAATACTTAACGCCTTCCAGTGATATCCCATATTTAATGGAAAGATAAGTGTGGATCCTTTCTAAATCGGTCTTTTTAATCTTTTTGGGAATAAATAATGATTCATAAAGATTAGTATCCTTCAATCTAACACTTAAAGTATCTTTTGCAGAACTTCTGGCATTTTTAGAACCGAGATAGGAAAAGATGCTTGGCTTCATCCTAAGCGTTATAGATTTTCCATTTTTTGAGCTTTTATAAGAGTTGCTGTTAAGCTCGGCAATCACATCTTTGTTGTTCCATATATTTTCTTCATCATTTGAGTTGTGGACAACAATAAGAGTCTGAGAGTCATTCTTATTATATTTTATAGGTTGCGAAATCTGTTCTCTGATATTACAGTGAAAATTAAGAAGAGATTCCTTGTCGCATTTGTTAGTATTACGGGACATTTCAGGTTTTGCTTTTTGCCAAGCTTTATTTTCCTGATTGACGATTTGGGCTTGTAGCGAAAAGAATCCAGCGAAAAGTATTGATAGACATGTGAAATGTTTACTTTTGGTATTCATGTCGTGGTAAATTTGATTGTTAGTTTTTAATTGGCTGTTAAATTAACTAAAATTATGATTTAGTTGATATTTTATTTTGTGTAATTTTGAATTTGTAGTATCCATGGTGTATCTGGTGTTCTTTTTCATCACTTTTTTGTGACTTTTTAAAGATTTAATCGATTTTTTAAGATATTTTGAAAATCATGGTTATTATTTTTTACTATAATCAAAGATGTCATGATTTTCGTTGCCTTACAAATAAATACTTTATAGATTCATGAATTTATATAGGTGATTTT is a window from the Chryseobacterium sp. T16E-39 genome containing:
- a CDS encoding T9SS type A sorting domain-containing protein, translated to MNTKSKHFTCLSILFAGFFSLQAQIVNQENKAWQKAKPEMSRNTNKCDKESLLNFHCNIREQISQPIKYNKNDSQTLIVVHNSNDEENIWNNKDVIAELNSNSYKSSKNGKSITLRMKPSIFSYLGSKNARSSAKDTLSVRLKDTNLYESLFIPKKIKKTDLERIHTYLSIKYGISLEGVKYFSSNGDVIWDPEKHKEFKKRPTGIGRDDSNELYQKQSSNQEDKVVTIGREGISRTNFENTSALDNNNFAIWSDDNKDLSFEDKEGLKVLKRNWEINFVGKSIPKKGYAVQIGKNLMNPDDLSLDYWMLIKNDDGTIQKIEGKPKEDFIEYPNVSFPEEKNSSLFTFATNISKESQPGAGNPNGNQVPIRTKGPGDGTSDLKYLLYPNPVKMNALFTVKFPPTEGLEILIYDGGGRILSSEKIASNSEIYQNKLNVQGVYLVILKENKKIIKAFKVIVD